A part of Bacteroidota bacterium genomic DNA contains:
- a CDS encoding ABC transporter permease gives MIKNYLLVAFRRLRRRPGTTALHVGGLAVGLLCCLLALLYVQDERSFDRHHEHAERIVQLAQARQLGDMTINLMSMDEDMVAALRSEVPTAEAVTVLDDESGIARRPGGEGVTVEELAFADSAYFDVFTLPLVRGDATEAFRAPNEVILTESMAVRIFGDPDAGGADPMGQPLEVLRTGFRIKDDTPLALTVVGVAADPPATSTLAYDLLISGLTPVTYRSGGSGARLAGGGPTFVRMRAEADSAALRTGVAALLDTDKGGFGTFAGARAIALLDLHRTGRAGGVRFVVLFATIAALVLLLACINYANLATALSLRRATEVGVRKVLGAGRRQLAGQFFAEALLLAGAAALVALAALSVVLPGFNAFLGKAIGLGAFQPWLLATFAGVVLGAGLLAGAYPALTLARFRPASVLKGDTVRGRGGQRIRQGLVVVQFATTAVLLGGTAIVAEQLRYAQTRDLGFAGDQTVLFDLNALGLAADREALRTQLDALSATTVTSLTSGVPGLVNTMTTFAPTGQEHGSPDDIQTWMIEADEGLADALDLHLVAGRWLRPDEAEGSVVLNETAARDLGLMTDDPEAALGQALDGRASHTVVGVLSDFHFADLRDDIEPLAVFAEDEVGYHNLLAVRLASDDLRSHLDALEAAWAEIAPGTPFAPQFLDDRFAEQLADDRTLAGLVGGVASVAVLLALFGLLGLSAYAAEQRTKEIGVRKVLGARVGHLVGLLAKDFVALVGIALVVAVPVVVLLARRWLDDFAYPAPVRAEVFVALAIAMLFIAAATVSVHALRAATADPVRTLRHE, from the coding sequence ATGATCAAGAACTACCTCCTCGTCGCTTTCCGCCGCCTGCGCCGCCGGCCCGGCACAACGGCGCTGCATGTCGGCGGCCTCGCGGTGGGACTGCTGTGCTGCCTCCTCGCGCTGCTCTATGTCCAGGACGAGCGTTCCTTCGACCGCCACCACGAGCATGCCGAGCGCATCGTGCAACTCGCGCAGGCGCGGCAACTCGGCGACATGACCATCAACTTGATGAGCATGGACGAGGACATGGTGGCCGCGCTGCGCAGTGAGGTGCCGACCGCCGAGGCCGTGACCGTGCTCGACGACGAGTCCGGTATCGCGCGGCGCCCCGGGGGCGAGGGCGTGACGGTGGAAGAGCTTGCCTTCGCCGACAGCGCCTACTTCGACGTGTTCACGCTCCCGCTCGTGCGCGGCGATGCGACGGAGGCCTTCCGCGCGCCCAACGAAGTCATTCTCACGGAGTCGATGGCGGTGCGGATCTTCGGCGACCCCGACGCTGGGGGGGCAGATCCGATGGGCCAGCCGCTGGAGGTGCTTCGCACGGGCTTCCGCATCAAGGACGACACCCCGCTGGCGCTCACGGTGGTTGGCGTCGCAGCAGACCCGCCTGCGACTTCAACGCTCGCTTACGACCTGCTCATCTCGGGCCTCACGCCGGTGACCTACCGCAGCGGCGGAAGCGGGGCCCGACTCGCCGGCGGTGGTCCCACCTTCGTGCGGATGCGCGCCGAGGCCGACTCCGCAGCGCTTCGGACGGGCGTTGCAGCGTTGCTCGACACCGACAAAGGTGGCTTCGGCACCTTCGCTGGGGCGCGGGCGATCGCGCTCCTCGACCTTCACCGCACGGGGCGCGCAGGCGGCGTGCGCTTCGTGGTCCTCTTCGCCACCATCGCGGCGCTGGTGCTGCTGCTGGCGTGCATCAACTACGCCAACCTCGCAACGGCACTCTCGCTGCGCCGCGCCACCGAGGTGGGCGTACGCAAGGTGCTTGGCGCAGGGCGTCGCCAACTCGCGGGGCAGTTCTTCGCCGAGGCGCTGCTGCTGGCTGGCGCGGCGGCCCTCGTTGCGCTCGCCGCGCTCTCGGTGGTGCTCCCTGGCTTCAACGCCTTTCTCGGCAAGGCCATCGGCCTGGGCGCCTTCCAGCCGTGGCTGCTGGCGACCTTTGCGGGGGTCGTGCTCGGCGCCGGGCTACTCGCTGGAGCCTACCCGGCCCTCACGCTCGCGCGCTTCCGCCCCGCCTCGGTGCTCAAGGGCGACACGGTCCGGGGGCGCGGTGGCCAGCGCATCCGCCAGGGCCTCGTGGTCGTGCAGTTTGCCACGACAGCGGTGCTTCTCGGCGGGACAGCCATTGTCGCAGAGCAACTGCGGTATGCGCAGACGCGCGACCTCGGCTTCGCGGGCGACCAGACGGTCCTCTTTGACCTCAACGCGCTCGGGCTCGCCGCCGACCGTGAGGCGCTGCGCACCCAGCTCGACGCGCTCAGCGCCACGACGGTGACGAGCCTCACCTCGGGCGTGCCGGGCCTCGTCAACACGATGACCACCTTCGCCCCGACCGGGCAGGAGCACGGCTCGCCGGACGACATCCAGACGTGGATGATCGAGGCCGACGAGGGGCTCGCCGACGCCTTGGACCTGCACCTCGTCGCCGGGCGCTGGCTGCGGCCCGACGAGGCGGAGGGCTCCGTGGTGCTCAACGAGACAGCCGCGCGCGACCTGGGGCTCATGACCGACGACCCCGAGGCTGCCCTCGGGCAGGCGCTGGACGGCCGTGCGTCCCACACCGTCGTGGGCGTGCTCTCCGACTTCCACTTTGCCGACCTGCGCGACGACATCGAGCCGCTGGCCGTCTTTGCCGAAGACGAAGTCGGCTACCACAACCTGCTCGCCGTGCGGTTGGCTTCCGACGACCTCCGCAGCCACCTGGACGCCCTCGAAGCCGCGTGGGCCGAGATCGCCCCTGGTACGCCGTTCGCCCCGCAGTTCCTCGACGACCGCTTCGCCGAGCAGCTCGCCGACGACCGCACGCTGGCCGGGCTCGTCGGCGGCGTGGCGAGCGTGGCCGTGCTGCTCGCGCTCTTCGGGCTGCTGGGCCTCTCCGCCTATGCCGCCGAGCAGCGCACGAAGGAGATCGGCGTGCGCAAAGTGCTCGGCGCGCGCGTCGGCCACCTCGTCGGCCTGCTCGCGAAGGACTTCGTGGCGCTCGTCGGCATCGCGCTCGTGGTGGCCGTGCCCGTCGTGGTCTTGCTCGCCCGCCGCTGGCTCGACGACTTCGCCTACCCGGCTCCGGTGCGCGCGGAGGTCTTCGTAGCCCTTGCCATCGCCATGCTCTTCATCGCTGCGGCGACGGTGAGCGTCCACGCGCTCCGCGCCGCCACCGCTGACCCGGTCCGCACACTCCGTCACGAGTGA
- a CDS encoding FtsX-like permease family protein, with amino-acid sequence MLQNYFLVALRRLRRRPGTTALHVGGLAIGLLCCFLALLYVLDERAYDRHHEHAEQVVRLGEQVRVGDMTINATNTDTATLDAIRLDLPGVEAATVWEWDGTALARRTGAEAVEIEHLVFADASLFDVLTVPVARGVPALAEPGAALITESLAATLFGTADPIGQTIDVTRTGYMTRQLDEVTPLSVTISGLLADPPATSSLSYELIVAGTTPIETHDGVVAALGEGGETYLRLSAMADTTALVALLEQRAETEPRPFGEFVGVFLTPLLQLHYGSQLGGVEALSLFATLAALVVLLACINYANLATALAVRRATEVGVRKVLGAGRRQLAGHFYAESLLLAATAGVVALALAAAVLPLFNAFTGKAITLGSLGLTGAGILGGVVVGTGLIAGAYPAATLARFRAAAVLKGERLHGRGGRRLRQALVVVQFATTAVLLAGAVLVAEQLRYAQTRDLGFRGDQTVVFDLDALGIARQRNVLRDAMTPLTSVQAVSVASGLPGDVAALALFSPLDTAGDRSDDAQAWTISTDAAYLDATGLSLSAGRWLRPGEEGSVTILNERAARDLGLMTDDPATAIGQQISRSHAKDTGIEVIGVVSDFHFASLRREISALSFIPLGDGIPFKSLLAVRLDADDLPGGLAAVEAVWDEASGGVPFVPQFLDAAFAEEYAEDRTLAGLVGGIALVTVLLALFGLLGLSAYAAEQRRKEVGVRKVLGARVSHLVGLLARDFVVLVGLALVVAVPVVVVLAQRWLEDFAYPAPIRPEVFASLALGMLAFTAALVSLHALRAAAADPVHTLRHE; translated from the coding sequence ATGCTCCAGAACTACTTCCTCGTAGCGCTCCGCCGTCTTCGCCGGCGTCCGGGCACCACGGCCCTCCACGTCGGCGGCCTGGCCATCGGGCTGCTCTGCTGCTTCCTGGCGTTGCTCTACGTACTCGACGAACGGGCCTATGACCGCCACCACGAGCACGCCGAGCAGGTGGTCCGCCTAGGCGAGCAGGTTCGCGTCGGCGACATGACGATCAACGCGACCAACACTGACACGGCAACCTTGGACGCCATCCGCCTGGACCTTCCCGGTGTCGAGGCCGCGACCGTGTGGGAATGGGACGGGACCGCCCTCGCCCGGCGCACCGGCGCAGAGGCTGTCGAGATCGAGCACCTTGTCTTCGCGGACGCGTCGCTCTTCGACGTGCTGACCGTCCCGGTTGCCCGAGGGGTTCCGGCCCTGGCTGAGCCGGGAGCGGCGCTCATCACCGAGTCGCTCGCGGCAACGCTTTTCGGCACGGCAGACCCGATCGGGCAAACGATCGACGTGACGCGGACAGGGTACATGACCCGACAGCTCGACGAGGTGACGCCCCTCTCCGTCACCATCTCGGGCCTCCTCGCCGATCCGCCTGCAACCTCGTCCCTCAGCTACGAGCTCATCGTGGCGGGGACAACGCCCATCGAGACGCACGACGGCGTGGTGGCAGCCCTGGGCGAGGGTGGCGAAACCTACCTGCGCCTGTCTGCCATGGCTGATACGACGGCCCTAGTCGCCCTCTTGGAGCAGCGCGCCGAGACGGAGCCGCGCCCGTTTGGAGAGTTCGTGGGCGTGTTTCTGACTCCGCTCCTCCAGCTGCACTACGGCAGCCAGCTCGGCGGCGTCGAGGCGCTTAGCCTCTTTGCGACGCTGGCGGCCCTTGTGGTCCTGCTGGCGTGCATCAATTACGCCAACCTCGCCACGGCCTTGGCCGTCCGACGAGCCACCGAGGTCGGCGTCCGCAAGGTGCTCGGCGCCGGACGACGGCAGCTTGCCGGGCACTTCTATGCCGAGTCGCTCCTCCTCGCCGCGACGGCCGGGGTGGTCGCGCTCGCCCTGGCAGCGGCGGTTCTTCCCCTCTTCAATGCCTTTACAGGCAAAGCCATCACCCTGGGCAGCCTCGGGCTAACGGGTGCTGGCATATTGGGCGGCGTCGTGGTCGGGACGGGCCTGATCGCGGGGGCCTACCCGGCGGCCACGCTGGCTCGCTTCCGCGCGGCGGCTGTGCTCAAGGGCGAGCGTCTGCACGGACGCGGGGGGCGCCGCCTCCGCCAGGCGCTCGTCGTGGTGCAGTTCGCCACGACGGCCGTGCTCCTCGCAGGGGCTGTGCTGGTCGCCGAGCAACTCCGCTACGCGCAGACGCGCGACCTCGGCTTCCGCGGCGACCAGACCGTCGTGTTTGACTTGGACGCGCTCGGGATAGCCAGGCAGCGCAACGTGCTGCGCGACGCGATGACCCCGTTGACCTCCGTCCAGGCCGTAAGCGTGGCCTCCGGCCTCCCCGGCGACGTGGCCGCGCTGGCACTCTTCTCGCCCCTCGACACCGCCGGGGATCGCTCGGACGACGCGCAAGCCTGGACCATCTCGACGGACGCGGCCTACCTCGACGCCACAGGCTTGAGCCTGAGCGCAGGCCGCTGGCTGCGCCCCGGCGAGGAGGGCAGCGTGACTATCCTCAACGAGCGGGCCGCGCGCGATCTCGGGCTGATGACCGACGACCCCGCCACCGCGATCGGCCAGCAGATCAGCCGCTCCCACGCCAAGGACACCGGCATCGAGGTGATCGGCGTAGTGTCGGACTTCCACTTCGCGAGCCTACGCCGCGAGATCTCGGCGCTCAGCTTCATTCCGCTCGGCGACGGCATTCCCTTCAAGTCGCTCCTCGCTGTGCGCCTCGACGCTGACGACCTTCCGGGCGGCCTCGCTGCCGTGGAGGCTGTCTGGGACGAAGCCTCGGGCGGAGTCCCCTTCGTGCCTCAGTTTCTCGACGCCGCGTTTGCCGAGGAATATGCCGAGGACCGCACGCTCGCTGGGCTCGTCGGGGGCATTGCTCTCGTGACGGTGCTGCTTGCGCTCTTCGGGCTGCTGGGGCTGAGCGCGTATGCCGCCGAGCAACGGCGCAAAGAGGTCGGGGTGCGCAAGGTGCTCGGCGCGCGCGTGAGCCACCTCGTCGGGCTGCTCGCGCGCGACTTCGTCGTGCTCGTTGGGCTTGCGCTCGTCGTGGCCGTGCCCGTTGTGGTCGTGCTGGCGCAGCGCTGGCTCGAAGACTTCGCCTATCCCGCCCCCATCCGCCCTGAGGTCTTCGCCAGCCTAGCCCTCGGGATGCTGGCGTTCACGGCGGCGCTGGTCAGTCTACACGCGCTGCGCGCGGCCGCCGCCGACCCCGTCCACACGCTGCGCCACGAGTAG
- a CDS encoding ABC transporter permease: MLKNLLTIALRAFAKERTTSLLNAGGLALGLGCVFLIALFVRHEQSYDRFHEQADQIYRVTEFYEENGVMQEQSAAVQWPVGPTMQADIAGVTAVRFYQTWQKTPLLAYEPDAPGQPDAPGQAPRRFYEEQLFFTDPTVFEVFDGFTLLRGDPDRALAEPQTIVLSEATARKYFDEADPLGRTLVFEDTLAFTVTGILADTPANAHFQIDALASVLQTGAIFAATGNQLSFEGWYWNPVHTYVRFDEGVDAAAIERDVLPGFVDQYFPEVLLGGLTLSLQPLTDLRLRRDPRFRELYQEIGPVGSSETVRLFGWIAVFVLLLAVVNYTNLATARSMLRAKEVGVRRTLGAGRKALTGQFLAEALLASAVAGGIGLLLATIARPGFERIVGAPVPLVGLLDPVFLAFAAALVIGTGLLAGLYPAFVLSSFRPADVLLGKGSRGAGGAAWLRRGLVVGQFIVTIALLAGAAVVVQQLRFLQTKDLGFEQEQIVMIPIRGTTVKDDWGRFKDALREVPGVVNASAVSDMVGADAPIRGFGTPNGSTDDADVVQVPSLFVDPDFAETFDVTIVEGRDLASDDEGRPDTNRLLINETLARDLGFLGNVAAGHTLADDEIVGVVADFQMEGLRRAQRPLVVKVEPWWYAFAAVRLAPGDARATIASVEELWQRYEPVRPMSYTFLDENLDALYKTEARLATAVGAFAALALVVACLGLFGLATFTIQRRTREIGVRKVLGASVPGLVRLLARDFVVLVAVAFVVAAPAAWFGLHAWLDGFAYRVPLSAAPLVAAGVLALTIALGTVGVQAWRAAASDPVKALRAE; the protein is encoded by the coding sequence ATGCTTAAGAACCTCCTGACCATCGCCCTGCGCGCCTTCGCCAAGGAGCGTACGACGTCGCTGCTCAACGCCGGAGGGCTTGCCCTCGGGCTGGGGTGCGTGTTCCTGATCGCGCTCTTCGTGCGGCACGAGCAGAGCTACGACCGCTTTCACGAGCAGGCCGATCAGATCTACCGCGTGACGGAGTTCTACGAGGAGAATGGGGTGATGCAGGAGCAGTCGGCTGCCGTGCAGTGGCCAGTCGGCCCGACCATGCAGGCCGACATCGCGGGTGTGACGGCAGTGCGGTTCTACCAGACGTGGCAGAAGACGCCGCTGCTGGCCTACGAGCCGGATGCGCCCGGCCAGCCGGATGCGCCCGGCCAGGCTCCACGCCGGTTCTACGAGGAGCAGCTCTTCTTCACCGACCCGACGGTCTTCGAGGTCTTCGACGGCTTCACCCTGCTGCGCGGCGATCCCGACCGGGCGCTCGCCGAGCCCCAGACCATCGTGCTCTCGGAGGCGACCGCGCGGAAATACTTCGACGAAGCGGACCCTCTCGGACGCACCCTCGTCTTCGAGGATACGCTCGCCTTTACCGTTACCGGCATTCTCGCGGACACGCCTGCGAACGCCCACTTCCAGATCGATGCGCTCGCCTCGGTTCTGCAGACTGGGGCTATCTTTGCTGCGACAGGCAACCAACTGAGCTTCGAGGGCTGGTACTGGAACCCCGTTCACACCTACGTCCGCTTCGACGAGGGCGTGGACGCTGCGGCGATCGAGCGCGATGTGCTCCCTGGGTTCGTGGACCAGTACTTCCCCGAGGTGCTGCTGGGTGGCCTCACGTTGAGCCTGCAGCCGCTCACCGACCTCCGGCTCCGCCGCGACCCGCGCTTCCGCGAGCTCTACCAGGAGATCGGCCCCGTCGGCAGTTCTGAGACCGTGCGGCTCTTCGGTTGGATCGCCGTGTTTGTGCTACTGCTCGCGGTGGTGAACTACACCAACCTCGCCACCGCCCGCTCGATGCTGCGGGCCAAGGAAGTGGGCGTGCGCCGCACGCTTGGGGCGGGCCGTAAGGCGCTCACGGGGCAGTTTCTCGCGGAGGCCCTCCTGGCAAGCGCGGTGGCTGGCGGCATTGGCCTCTTGCTCGCGACCATCGCGCGGCCCGGCTTCGAGCGGATCGTTGGCGCGCCCGTACCGCTGGTTGGCTTGCTTGATCCGGTGTTCCTGGCGTTCGCCGCCGCGCTGGTCATCGGGACTGGGTTGCTGGCGGGGCTGTATCCTGCGTTCGTGCTGAGCAGCTTCCGCCCTGCCGACGTGCTGCTCGGCAAGGGCAGCCGAGGCGCGGGGGGCGCGGCGTGGCTGCGGCGCGGGCTCGTCGTCGGGCAGTTTATCGTCACCATTGCGCTCCTCGCCGGAGCCGCCGTGGTCGTGCAGCAACTTCGGTTCCTGCAGACCAAAGACCTCGGCTTCGAGCAGGAGCAGATCGTGATGATTCCGATCCGGGGCACCACGGTCAAGGACGACTGGGGGCGGTTCAAGGACGCCCTCCGCGAGGTCCCGGGCGTGGTGAATGCCTCCGCGGTCTCCGATATGGTTGGCGCCGACGCGCCGATCCGCGGCTTCGGCACGCCCAACGGCTCCACGGACGACGCCGACGTCGTGCAGGTGCCCAGCCTCTTCGTCGATCCCGACTTCGCGGAGACGTTCGATGTCACCATCGTCGAGGGACGCGACCTCGCCTCGGACGACGAGGGGCGCCCCGACACCAACCGGCTGCTCATCAACGAGACGCTCGCTCGCGACCTGGGCTTCCTCGGCAACGTGGCGGCCGGGCACACCCTGGCCGACGACGAGATCGTGGGTGTGGTCGCCGACTTCCAGATGGAGGGGCTCCGGCGGGCGCAGCGGCCCCTCGTCGTGAAGGTGGAGCCATGGTGGTATGCGTTCGCTGCCGTGCGCCTCGCGCCGGGCGATGCCCGGGCCACGATAGCCTCCGTCGAGGAGCTGTGGCAGCGCTACGAGCCCGTCCGCCCCATGAGCTACACCTTCCTCGACGAGAACCTCGACGCGCTCTACAAGACCGAGGCGCGGCTAGCGACGGCCGTGGGGGCGTTCGCGGCGCTTGCGCTCGTGGTGGCCTGCCTCGGGCTCTTCGGCCTCGCGACGTTTACGATCCAGCGCCGGACGAGGGAAATCGGCGTGCGTAAGGTGCTCGGCGCGTCCGTACCAGGGCTCGTACGGCTGCTCGCGCGGGACTTCGTGGTGCTCGTAGCCGTGGCGTTCGTGGTCGCGGCGCCGGCGGCCTGGTTCGGGCTCCACGCCTGGCTCGACGGCTTCGCCTACCGCGTGCCCCTCTCGGCAGCACCGCTCGTCGCGGCGGGTGTGCTCGCGCTCACGATCGCGCTGGGAACGGTCGGCGTGCAGGCGTGGCGGGCAGCCGCGTCCGACCCGGTGAAGGCGCTTCGGGCAGAGTAG
- a CDS encoding nuclear transport factor 2 family protein gives MRPFLLLSLLLAPLVFAPPSSAQDMVAQADFDGVRAALDLYLQGHATGNGDFMREAFHEDAKLFWIVDGEVRQRTATEFAAAFRGEPAPDEAERERRIVSIEVTGNAAIGVIELDYPTVKFVDYMSLLRVGDRWLIVNKSFQRISK, from the coding sequence ATGCGCCCTTTCCTCCTACTCTCGCTGCTCCTCGCTCCGCTGGTGTTCGCTCCGCCGTCGTCCGCTCAGGACATGGTCGCCCAGGCCGACTTCGACGGGGTGCGCGCCGCGCTCGACCTCTACCTTCAAGGCCATGCCACGGGCAACGGCGACTTCATGCGCGAGGCGTTCCACGAGGATGCCAAGCTGTTCTGGATCGTCGACGGCGAGGTGCGCCAGCGCACCGCGACCGAGTTCGCCGCCGCCTTTCGAGGCGAGCCCGCCCCCGACGAGGCCGAGCGCGAGCGCCGCATTGTGAGCATCGAGGTCACCGGCAACGCGGCCATTGGCGTGATCGAGCTCGACTACCCGACCGTCAAGTTCGTCGACTACATGTCGCTGCTGCGCGTCGGCGACCGCTGGCTGATCGTGAACAAATCGTTTCAGCGGATTTCGAAGTGA
- a CDS encoding ABC transporter ATP-binding protein — protein MIQLRGIERYYSSGFVKTYVLRHVDLDIAEGEFVTIMGPSGSGKSTLLYILGMLDGATDGTYEFTGERVDKMNERKRTDLHKRHIGFVFQNYQLIDELTVYENIETPLLYQGVKGGERKARVAAMLDKFGIVAKQKLFPHQLSGGQQQLVGIARAVVARPSLILADEPTGNLNSAQGEQIMETFAQLNAEGTTIIQVTHSERNAEYGNRTIHLLDGKVVPETQAQL, from the coding sequence ATGATCCAGCTTCGCGGCATCGAGCGCTACTACTCCTCCGGCTTCGTCAAGACCTACGTCCTCCGCCACGTCGACCTCGACATCGCCGAGGGCGAGTTCGTCACCATCATGGGGCCGTCCGGCTCCGGCAAGTCGACGCTCCTCTACATCCTCGGCATGCTCGACGGCGCCACAGACGGCACCTACGAGTTCACGGGCGAGCGCGTCGACAAGATGAACGAGCGCAAGCGCACCGACCTTCACAAGCGCCACATCGGCTTCGTCTTCCAGAACTACCAGCTCATCGACGAGCTCACGGTCTACGAAAACATCGAGACCCCGCTGCTCTACCAGGGCGTCAAGGGCGGCGAGCGCAAGGCGCGCGTGGCGGCCATGCTCGACAAGTTCGGTATCGTCGCCAAGCAGAAGCTCTTCCCGCACCAGCTCTCGGGCGGCCAGCAGCAGCTCGTCGGCATCGCGCGCGCCGTGGTGGCCCGCCCCTCGCTCATCCTCGCCGACGAGCCGACGGGCAACCTCAACTCGGCGCAGGGCGAACAGATCATGGAAACGTTTGCGCAGCTCAACGCCGAGGGCACGACGATCATCCAGGTGACCCACTCCGAGCGCAACGCGGAGTATGGCAACCGCACCATCCACCTGCTCGACGGCAAGGTGGTCCCCGAGACGCAAGCGCAGCTGTAG
- a CDS encoding ABC transporter permease, which translates to MIQNYLLIALRTLRRRRGYAFINIAGLAVGMACCVLILLFVRDELGYDRHLPDAERLVRLQTAWGGFSLPSTNLPMLRAVEDAYPDLLVAPLLNWGGRVGYEPADGTPVQFQEDDLFMAEPSFFELFGFEMVEGTADVLAEPYQVIMSEGAARRYFGDADPLGKTIRLYNQIDATVAGIAADTPAQTHFNAEVIASWSTLQAATQWEDAPTTNNNGVYVYLRLPDGTAPADFDAQLATLIDERFPGDEWNGSTLTAQPVVDIHLHSTHNMELAANSDAAYVTLFLVIAGFILLVACVNFMNLATARSADRAREVGVRKAIGARRSQLVGQFLAESVVLTVVALVIAVALVAAVLPAFEVFAGRPLDVSLLDLPVIGGILGVALVTGVLAGSYPAVFLAGFRPAQVLRGAFRSSRQGATLRKGLVVFQFVVSAGLILATLVVYNQLQFLQSTSLGFDQERVVVVPAGTPGELSLTSFIDALESQPGVAHAAASSEPFPSELLDGTGTFFEVADPDAVDRWVPTRTISVGHGFFETVGVEMLHGRAFDRARPADSSGFVLNETAAQQLVELSEGRASTMADLIGMRIGSNGVGPLLGIVKDFNMSTLHEAIEPMVFSIDPSDYNHVVVRLDAGDPDAALASLRETWPQFFPDHLLEVTFADQGFAAQYAAEARLGRLFLAFSLLAVLVACLGLFGLASFTAEQRRKEIGVRKVLGARVPGLVALLSRETALLVAVGFALAVPLAWLGMSRWLDGFAYRTEIGVSTVALAGLVAVTVALATVSVQALRAATANPVDSLRSE; encoded by the coding sequence ATGATCCAGAACTACCTCCTCATCGCGCTGCGGACGTTGCGACGGCGGCGCGGGTATGCTTTCATCAACATCGCCGGGCTGGCGGTGGGGATGGCGTGCTGCGTGCTCATCCTGCTCTTCGTCCGCGACGAGCTCGGCTACGACCGCCACCTCCCCGACGCCGAGCGGCTGGTCCGCCTCCAGACCGCGTGGGGCGGCTTCTCTCTCCCGTCGACCAACCTGCCGATGCTGCGCGCGGTTGAGGACGCCTACCCCGACCTCCTCGTGGCGCCGCTTCTCAACTGGGGCGGACGCGTGGGCTATGAACCGGCCGACGGCACGCCCGTGCAGTTCCAGGAGGACGACCTCTTCATGGCCGAGCCCTCGTTCTTCGAGTTGTTCGGCTTTGAGATGGTTGAGGGCACCGCCGACGTGCTCGCCGAGCCCTACCAGGTCATTATGAGCGAGGGCGCCGCGCGGCGCTACTTCGGCGACGCCGACCCGCTGGGCAAAACCATCCGGCTCTACAACCAGATCGACGCGACTGTGGCGGGCATCGCCGCCGACACGCCCGCGCAGACGCACTTCAACGCCGAGGTCATCGCCTCGTGGTCGACGCTCCAAGCGGCAACGCAGTGGGAGGACGCGCCCACGACCAACAACAACGGCGTCTACGTGTACCTCCGGCTGCCCGATGGCACCGCGCCGGCCGACTTCGACGCGCAGCTCGCCACGCTGATCGACGAGCGCTTCCCCGGCGACGAGTGGAACGGGTCGACGCTGACGGCGCAGCCGGTCGTGGACATCCACCTCCACTCGACGCACAACATGGAGCTGGCGGCCAATAGCGACGCCGCCTACGTGACGCTCTTCCTCGTGATCGCGGGCTTCATCCTGCTCGTGGCGTGCGTCAACTTCATGAACCTGGCGACGGCGCGCAGCGCCGACCGGGCGCGGGAGGTCGGCGTGCGCAAGGCCATCGGCGCACGGCGCAGTCAACTGGTCGGGCAGTTCCTCGCCGAGTCGGTGGTGCTCACCGTGGTGGCGCTCGTGATCGCAGTGGCGCTCGTGGCGGCGGTGCTGCCCGCGTTCGAAGTCTTCGCCGGGCGACCGCTCGACGTGAGCTTGCTCGACCTCCCCGTGATCGGCGGCATCCTCGGCGTCGCGCTCGTGACGGGCGTGCTGGCAGGGAGTTACCCGGCTGTGTTCCTGGCTGGCTTCCGCCCTGCCCAGGTCCTGCGCGGGGCGTTCCGGTCGAGTCGCCAGGGCGCGACCCTGCGCAAGGGCCTCGTCGTCTTCCAGTTCGTCGTGTCGGCGGGGCTCATCCTCGCCACGCTCGTCGTCTACAACCAGCTTCAGTTCCTCCAGTCGACGAGCCTCGGCTTCGACCAGGAGCGCGTGGTGGTGGTGCCCGCGGGCACGCCGGGCGAGCTGTCGCTGACCTCGTTCATCGACGCGCTGGAGAGCCAGCCCGGCGTGGCGCACGCTGCGGCGTCCTCGGAGCCCTTCCCGAGCGAGCTGCTGGACGGCACCGGCACCTTCTTCGAGGTGGCCGACCCCGATGCCGTGGACCGCTGGGTGCCCACGCGCACGATCTCCGTCGGACATGGCTTCTTTGAGACGGTCGGCGTCGAGATGCTGCATGGGCGCGCGTTCGACCGGGCGCGGCCCGCAGACTCGTCGGGCTTCGTGCTCAACGAGACCGCAGCGCAGCAACTCGTCGAGCTTTCGGAAGGACGCGCCTCCACGATGGCCGACCTCATCGGCATGCGCATCGGGAGCAACGGCGTCGGGCCGCTGCTCGGCATCGTCAAGGACTTCAACATGTCGACGCTGCACGAGGCGATCGAGCCGATGGTGTTCTCCATCGACCCGAGCGACTACAACCACGTGGTCGTGCGCCTGGACGCGGGCGACCCGGACGCGGCGCTGGCGTCACTCCGGGAGACGTGGCCGCAGTTCTTCCCCGACCACCTCCTGGAGGTGACGTTTGCCGACCAGGGCTTCGCGGCGCAATACGCTGCCGAGGCGCGGCTGGGGCGGCTCTTTCTTGCCTTCTCGCTGCTGGCGGTGCTCGTAGCGTGCCTGGGCCTCTTCGGGCTCGCAAGCTTCACCGCAGAGCAGCGGCGCAAGGAGATCGGCGTGCGCAAGGTGCTCGGTGCACGCGTGCCTGGCCTCGTCGCGCTGCTCTCGCGCGAGACGGCGCTGCTCGTTGCCGTCGGCTTCGCGTTGGCCGTGCCGCTGGCCTGGCTTGGCATGAGCCGCTGGCTCGACGGCTTTGCCTACCGCACCGAGATCGGCGTGAGCACAGTCGCGCTCGCTGGCCTCGTCGCGGTCACGGTTGCCCTCGCCACCGTCAGCGTCCAGGCGCTGCGCGCCGCCACTGCCAACCCCGTCGATTCGCTGCGCTCCGAGTAG